A single genomic interval of Musa acuminata AAA Group cultivar baxijiao chromosome BXJ3-4, Cavendish_Baxijiao_AAA, whole genome shotgun sequence harbors:
- the LOC135635114 gene encoding scarecrow-like protein 15 — protein sequence MRHSEARTDSPRTHRRFAVPSKPLLLDSSPDNLNTNSILFAPNLFYEPTSVLDPRLTSRFVTAPSAAPAGVCEPPRLFRGGGNSHHHFPSSDEWYTASWLLPETPDLSPLPDDVNPSFLNFHFDIPFDSFAAGDLVSSPSPGFDRSQLESLIRAAYYLESNDFDAARVILSRLNQHIPSTVVSPLQRAVSLFKEALLGLLCPSTAEPPIPALELLRHIDDHKVFSDLSPVPHFATFTATQILIETLDGGARSIHLVDFDFGLGVQWSSFAQELAEGSGASLSSPPAVRITAVIAEESAETAFAAENLRDFARNLKISLVVNFVRVGGLGKLAFNDIVLSGAGEPTAVVLTPSAFRLFSSGDGAQVSTATLLRFVRRASPRVVVFVDTDGGATSGVAGAHPTLSLQRRVSEGVGHYAALLESVAEAAAATGAGEGAVQQVERAVVRPWVAATVGEWPVRLGLWREMLAGAGWVPLHLSEIAESQAKCLVQRAPVDGHHVARRNRALVLSWRGRELASTSAWRC from the coding sequence ATGAGGCATTCCGAGGCCCGCACTGACTCCCCTCGGACTCATCGCCGGTTCGCTGTGCCTTCCAAACCCCTCCTCCTCGACTCCTCTCCCGACAACCTCAATACTAACAGCATCCTCTTCGCGCCCAACCTCTTCTACGAGCCCACCTCCGTCCTCGACCCACGCCTCACCTCCAGGTTTGTCACCGCCCCGTCGGCCGCACCCGCCGGCGTCTGCGAACCCCCTCGCCTCTTCCGAGGCGGCGGCAACTCTCACCACCACTTCCCCTCCTCGGACGAATGGTACACCGCCTCCTGGTTGCTTCCTGAAACCCCTGACCTTTCCCCCCTTCCCGACGACGTCAACCCCTCCTTCCTCAACTTCCACTTTGACATCCCCTTCGACTCTTTCGCCGCCGGCGACCTCGTTTCGTCGCCGTCCCCCGGCTTCGACCGTTCCCAGCTCGAGTCGCTCATCCGCGCCGCCTATTACCTGGAATCCAACGATTTCGACGCGGCACGCGTGATATTGTCGCGGCTCAATCAACACATACCCTCTACGGTGGTCTCCCCTCTCCAAAGAGCTGTCTCTCTCTTCAAGGAGGCGCTCTTGGGCCTGCTCTGCCCCTCCACCGCCGAGCCGCCCATCCCTGCCCTGGAGCTCCTCCGACACATCGATGACCATAAGGTCTTCTCGGACCTCTCTCCCGTTCCTCACTTCGCCACCTTCACCGCCACCCAGATCCTCATCGAGACGCTCGACGGTGGCGCCCGGTCCATCCACCTCGTTGACTTCGATTTCGGCCTCGGCGTGCAGTGGTCGTCCTTCGCGCAGGAGCTCGCCGAGGGGAGCGGCGCCTCCCTCTCCTCCCCGCCTGCCGTGCGCATCACAGCCGTCATCGCGGAGGAGTCCGCTGAGACGGCTTTTGCGGCGGAGAACCTTCGCGACTTCGCCCGTAACCTCAAAATCAGCCTCGTCGTCAACTTCGTCCGCGTCGGCGGCCTCGGAAAGCTCGCCTTCAATGACATCGTCCTCTCCGGCGCCGGGGAGCCCACGGCCGTCGTCCTCACGCCCTCCGCATTTCGCCTCTTCAGCAGCGGCGACGGCGCACAGGTGTCCACCGCCACGCTACTCCGCTTCGTCCGCCGTGCATCCCCGCGGGTCGTGGTGTTCGTCGACACGGACGGCGGCGCCACTTCCGGGGTAGCGGGCGCCCACCCCACGCTATCGCTGCAGCGGAGGGTGTCGGAGGGGGTGGGACACTATGCGGCGCTGCTGGAGTCGGTGGCGGAAGCGGCGGCCGCGACGGGAGCTGGGGAAGGGGCGGTGCAACAGGTGGAGCGGGCGGTGGTGCGGCCGTGGGTGGCGGCCACGGTGGGAGAGTGGCCGGTGCGGCTAGGCCTGTGGCGAGAGATGCTCGCTGGGGCCGGATGGGTTCCCCTACACCTCAGCGAGATAGCCGAGTCGCAGGCCAAGTGTCTGGTGCAGCGAGCCCCGGTGGACGGCCACCACGTGGCGAGGAGGAACAGAGCCCTCGtgctgagctggagggggagggaGCTGGCATCCACGTCAGCCTGGAGATGCTAA